A section of the Phacochoerus africanus isolate WHEZ1 chromosome 4, ROS_Pafr_v1, whole genome shotgun sequence genome encodes:
- the LOC125124156 gene encoding olfactory receptor 2T29-like has translation MDNSTSVANHTGQMDFILVGFFRQSKHPALLCAVIFVIFLMALSGNSILILLIHSTAHLHTPMYFFISQLSLIDVMYISVTVPKMLMDQVMGMNKISAPECGTQMFLYLTLGGSEFFLLAAMAYDRYVAICHPLHYSILMNHKVCLLLVSGCWFLGSVDGFMLTPVTMTFPFCRSRVIHHFFCEAPVVMKLSCSDTSLYETLMYLCCVLMILIPVTVISSSYYFILLTIHRMNSAEGRKKAFTTCSSHMTVVTLFYGAAVYTYMLPSSYHTPEKDMVVSVFYTILTPVLNPLIYSLRNKDVTVALRKMLNGEAVFQKTVK, from the coding sequence ATGGACAACTCCACCTCGGTGGCCAACCATACCGGGCAGATGGATTTCATCCTAGTGGGGTTCTTCCGTCAGTCCAAGCACCCAGCTCTCCTTTGTGCAGTCATTTTTGTGATTTTCCTGATGGCCTTGTCTGGGAATAGCATCTTGATCCTTCTGATTCATTCTACTGCCcatctccacacccccatgtactttttcaTCAGCCAGTTGTCTCTCATAGATGTGATGTACATTTCTGTCACTGTGCCCAAGATGCTCATGGACCAGGTCATGGGCATGAATAAGATCTCAGCCCCTGAATGTGGAACGCAGATGTTTCTCTACTTGACACTTGGAGGTTCAGAATTTTTCCTTCTGGCTGctatggcctatgaccgctatgtggccatatGCCATCCACTCCACTATTCTATTCTCATGAATCATAAGGTGTGTCTCCTCTTGGTGTCTGGCTGCTGGTTCCTGGGATCAGTGGATGGCTTTATGCTCACACCAGTTACCATGACCTTCCCTTTCTGCAGATCACGGGTGATCCATCACTTCTTCTGTGAGGCCCCTGTTGTAATGAAGCTTTCCTGTTCAGACACATCCCTCTATGAGACCCTCATGTACCTATGCTGTGTCCTCATGATCCTCATCCCTGTCACAGTCATTTCAAGCTCCTATTATTTCATTCTCCTCACCATCCACAGAATGAACTCAGCAGAGGGCCGGAAGAAGGCCTTCACCACCTGTTCTTCCCACATGACTGTAGTAACCCTTTTCTACGGGGCTGCCGTATACACCTACATGCTCCCCAGCTCCTATCATACCCCTGAGAAGGACATGGTTGTATCTGTCTTTTACACCATACTCACTCCTGTGCTAAACCCTTTAATTTATAGTCTTAGAAATAAGGATGTCACAGTGGCTCTGAGAAAAATGTTGAATGGGGAAGCTGTCTTTCAGAAAACTGTTAAATAA